The DNA region ACTCGCAGCAGCTTGGCCTGGAAGGTGGGGCTGATCTCGCCGATCTCGTCGAGGAACAGGGTGCCGCCATCGGCTTGTTCGAAGCGCCCCTTGTGCTGGTGGGTGGCGCCGGTAAAGGCGCCCTTTTCGTGGCCGAACAGTTCCGACTCCAGCAGATTGTCGGGCAGGGCGGCGCAGTTGAGTTTGACGAAGGCGGCGTTGGCCCTCGGCGAGTTGTAGTGAATGGCGCTGGCGATCAGCTCCTTGCCGGTGCCCGACTGGCCGCGGATGAGCACGGTGGTGTCCCACTTGGCCACCTGGCGCACCTGCTCGAACACCCGTCGCATGGAGCTGGAGGAACCGACCACGTTGTCGAAGCCGTGCTCTGCCTTGATGGCGCGGCGCAGGCTGTCGCGTTCGTTGGTGAGGGTCTGGCGCTCGTGCTCTACATCCCAGGCCAGGCGCACGCTGTTGCCCATCAGGTTGGCGATCATCTCCATCAGCTGCACCCGCTCCTCCAGCATCGCGCGCCCCTCAGCAGGGGGCTGCGCCGCCAGCACCCCCACCGGACTGTCGTTGCCGGCAAAGATGGGCACGCCGATAAAGGGCAGGGTGGTGTTGTAGAGCCCGAGGCGGTCGAGGAACTGGGGCTCGTCCGCCAGCCGCGAGGCCACCAGGGGTTCGCCGCTCTTGAGGATACGCCCGGTCAGCCCCTCTCCCTCGCGGTAGCTGATGGTGGGGGGCAGGGAGGCACCCGGGGCGTGTACCGCGCTCAGCAGCAGCTCACCGCTGGCGGGGTCGAGCAGTGCCGCCATGCCGTGGGACATATTGGCGCGCAGGTGCAGAACCTCCAGCACCTGCTTGAGGATACTGTTGAGGTCGAGGGAGTGGTTGAGCACTTCGCTCACCCGGTAGAGGGTGTCGAGCTGTACGCTCAGGCGCTGCTCGCGACCGGGTTGTTTTCCAGGGGGGTATTCAACGTCGTTCACCCGCAACTCCTCAGTGTCCCGCCAGGGCCGGGAAGGTGAGGGAGAACTGGCACCCTCCACCCGTGCTCTGGTCGATATCGATGGAGACTCCATGCTCGTTGGCGACATCCTGCACCAGTACCAACCCCATTCCGCTGCGGTTGCCATCCTCCTGGTAGGTGGTAAAAAAGGGTTGGAACACCTTGTTGCGCAGGGTGTCGTCGATGCCCGGGCCGTTGTCGGCGATGGTCACCCGCACCGCATCCTCGAGGCGCTGGCTGCAGATGCGCAGTTCGCGGTCGCGGGTGTGGGCGTGGGCCATGGCGGTGAGGGCGTTGTCCAGCAGCTGCTTGAACAGGTTGCACAACGAGATCTCGTCCCCCAGCACGCTGGGCAGGCTGTTGCAGGGTTTCCAGTCCACCACCACCCCCTCGCTCAGCAGGCGCTCGGTGTAGAGCGACAGCACCTCGCGCAGCAGCTCGTTGAGGTTGAGGGGCATCTTGTGGATGGGGGGCTGGGGCGGCAAGGCCTGGCTGAGGGTGTCGATCGCCAGCTGGCAGGACTCCAGCACCTCGTGCAGCGCCTGGTGCAGCGGGTCTTTGTCGCCGTTGCGCCGCTTCTGCAGGGCAGCGGCGGCGCCGGTCACATTGAGGGGGCGCTGCAGCTGGAAGATGGCGCCGTTGAGGGCCTCGCGCATGCTGTGCACCAGCTCGTTTTCGGCCAGCCGCGCCATCAGCGCGTTGATGCGCACCTCCTCCTGCTGGATCTTGAGATCGGTGATGTCGTTGACGGTGAGCAGCAGGCAGTCGTGCCCCTGCTCATGGTGAAAACTGTCGTCGCTCTGCCACAGCCGCAGGCTGGAGCCGGAGCAGCTAAGCCAGCGGGGGGTGCCGATGCCGGGGATGTCGCAGCGCACTTCGAGGTCGGTGAAATCACCGCACTGGCGGTAGTCGAGGCCCAGGCGCCGGCTCAGCAGCACCAGCAGCTGTTCGCTGTCGCAGCCGAGGGTCAGGCAGAGCTGCTCGAGGGCGGGGTTCTCGAAACGGACCCGCCCCTCGTTGTCCAGCAGCAGGGTGGCCACCGGGCTGCCGCGCACGATGGAGTCGGTGAGGGTGCGTTGGTTCTCCAGCTCCTGGCTCAGCTTCTGCAGGCGGGTGATGTCACGATGCATCCCCAGGTAGTGGGTGGTGTTGCCCTCGCTGTCGATCACCGGGGTGATGGTGAGCTCGGCCAGGTAAATGCTGTCGTCCTTGCGCCGGTTGACCAGCCGGCCACTCCACACCTGCTGGCGGGTGAGGGTGCTCCAGAGTTCACCGTAGAGGCAGGCGGGGGTTTTGCCGGCAGAGAGGATGCGGGTGTGCTGGCCGCGCACATCCCCCGCCTCGTAGCCGGTGACCTGGGTAAAGGCCGCATTGGTGTAAAGAATGCGGGATTCGGGGTCGGTGATGGTGATCGCAACCGGCGACTGGTCCACGGTCTGGAAGTAGACCCCGGAGGGTAGGCGAGTCGCCTCCCGGCTGTCGAAAACCTGCGCTTTGCTCATGGGGCACCCCTGTTGGATTCGTGACAAGGCGGTTAATGGTTATGGGCGCCTGCAACTACCGCGCCATGCTGCAATGGGGGACTGGAATCGCCGCCAACCCCTGCCACGCCAGTATCCACAGGGGGTTTGTGGGTTTGTAGGTTTTGCGACAAAGCGCACCCATGTGAGGCAGCTGTGTGGGGAAGCCAACAGCCCACGGCTACCGGAAGATGGCGAGGCGATTTTTTCAAAAATCAATGAATTCAAGAGGTTGGCTGCTTTCAAGGGGTGTGGGTCCGGGCTGGCACAGGGGCTGCAATGGTCCCTGTGCACTGCAAGCGTGCGTGCACCGTTTTGGAGAGGCCTGTGTCCGAGTACCTGCTACTGATTTTGGGGACCGCGTTGGTCAACAACGTCGTCCTGGTGAAGTTCCTGGGGCTGTGTCCCTTTATGGGGGTGTCGGGCAAGCTCGATACCGCCATCGGTATGGGGATGGCCACCACCTTCGTTCTCACCCTCGCCGCCGCGGCCAGCTGGGCGATCGAGGAGTTGATCCTCACCCCCCTGGGGATCGGTTTCCTGCGCATTCTCTCCTTCATCCTGGTGATCGCGGCGGTGGTGCAGTTTACCGAGATGCTGGTGCGCAAGAGCAGCCCGCTGCTCTACCAGTTGCTGGGGATCTTCCTGCCCCTGATCACCACCAATTGCGCAGTGCTGGGGGTGGCCCTGCTCAATGTGCAGGAGCACAAGAGTTTCACCCAGAGCCTGATGTTCGGCATGGGGTCGGCGCTGGGGTTCAGCCTGGTGATGGTGATCTTCGCCGGGCTGCGCGAGCGCCTCGAGTTTGCCGAGGTACCGGCCGCCTTCGCGGGGGTGCCGATCGCCTTTATTGTCGCCGGGCTGCTGTCGATGGCCTTTATGGGCTTCGCCGGCCTGCCGGTTCATTAGGGAGGAGTTGCCGATGTTTACGGCGGTGATGTCACTGGCCCTGCTGGGGTCCGCACTGGGCTACCTGCTGGGGGTGGCGGCGATCCACCTGCGGGTGGAGGAGCCGGAGATCGTGCAGGAGCTGGAGGCACTATTGCCCGGTACCAACTGCGGTCAGTGCGGCTTTCCCGGCTGCCCCGCCGGTGCGCGGGCGTTGGCCGAGGGCACGGCGCCGGTGACTCTCTGCCCCCCCGGTGGCCAGCCGCTGGCGGAGGCGCTGGCGCAGAAGCTGGGGGTGGCGCTTGACCTGTCGGCGTTGGCCGACAGTGGGCCGCGGGTGGCGATCGTGCTGGACGAGCAGTGCATCGGCTGCACCCGCTGTTTCAAGGCCTGCCCCACCGACGCCATTATCGGCGCGCCCAAGCAGCTCCACAGCGTGGTGAGCGAGGCCTGCACCGGTTGCAACAAGTGCGTGGATATCTGCCCCACCCTGGGGATCGAACTGCAGGCGCCGCGGCCCACCCTGTCGAGCTGGCAGTGGCCCAAGCCGGCACCCCTGGCGGAGGCGAAACCATGAAGCTGTTTGGCTTTCGCGGCGGTGTTCACCCCCACGCCCGCAAGGAGCGTACCGAGCAGCTGCCGATCATCCGCCTGCCGCTGCCGCGCCGCCTCTATGTGCCGCTGCAGCAGCACATCGGCGAGCCGGCGGTGGCGCAGGTGCGGCCCGGCCAGCCGGTCAAACGCGGTGAACTGATCGGCGGCAGTGTGGAGTGGCTGTCGGCGCCGGTGCATGCCCCCGCCGATGGCACCGTGGTGGAGGTGAGC from Aestuariirhabdus litorea includes:
- the nifA gene encoding nif-specific transcriptional activator NifA, with amino-acid sequence MNDVEYPPGKQPGREQRLSVQLDTLYRVSEVLNHSLDLNSILKQVLEVLHLRANMSHGMAALLDPASGELLLSAVHAPGASLPPTISYREGEGLTGRILKSGEPLVASRLADEPQFLDRLGLYNTTLPFIGVPIFAGNDSPVGVLAAQPPAEGRAMLEERVQLMEMIANLMGNSVRLAWDVEHERQTLTNERDSLRRAIKAEHGFDNVVGSSSSMRRVFEQVRQVAKWDTTVLIRGQSGTGKELIASAIHYNSPRANAAFVKLNCAALPDNLLESELFGHEKGAFTGATHQHKGRFEQADGGTLFLDEIGEISPTFQAKLLRVLQEGELQRVGGTKTLTVDVRIIAATNRDLEAEVASGDFREDLYYRLNVMPIQVPPLSDRIEDLPALARFLVGKLARRQGRELEINDNAVRLLMQHHWPGNVRELENCLERAAIMSADGAIDQEVIRLTGVVSMESRAPLPMSTSVDLDNPELDERDRVMAALEQAGWVQAKAARLLGMTPRQVAYRIQTLDIPVRRI
- the nifL gene encoding nitrogen fixation negative regulator NifL, yielding MSKAQVFDSREATRLPSGVYFQTVDQSPVAITITDPESRILYTNAAFTQVTGYEAGDVRGQHTRILSAGKTPACLYGELWSTLTRQQVWSGRLVNRRKDDSIYLAELTITPVIDSEGNTTHYLGMHRDITRLQKLSQELENQRTLTDSIVRGSPVATLLLDNEGRVRFENPALEQLCLTLGCDSEQLLVLLSRRLGLDYRQCGDFTDLEVRCDIPGIGTPRWLSCSGSSLRLWQSDDSFHHEQGHDCLLLTVNDITDLKIQQEEVRINALMARLAENELVHSMREALNGAIFQLQRPLNVTGAAAALQKRRNGDKDPLHQALHEVLESCQLAIDTLSQALPPQPPIHKMPLNLNELLREVLSLYTERLLSEGVVVDWKPCNSLPSVLGDEISLCNLFKQLLDNALTAMAHAHTRDRELRICSQRLEDAVRVTIADNGPGIDDTLRNKVFQPFFTTYQEDGNRSGMGLVLVQDVANEHGVSIDIDQSTGGGCQFSLTFPALAGH
- the rsxA gene encoding electron transport complex subunit RsxA, encoding MSEYLLLILGTALVNNVVLVKFLGLCPFMGVSGKLDTAIGMGMATTFVLTLAAAASWAIEELILTPLGIGFLRILSFILVIAAVVQFTEMLVRKSSPLLYQLLGIFLPLITTNCAVLGVALLNVQEHKSFTQSLMFGMGSALGFSLVMVIFAGLRERLEFAEVPAAFAGVPIAFIVAGLLSMAFMGFAGLPVH
- a CDS encoding RnfABCDGE type electron transport complex subunit B, whose translation is MFTAVMSLALLGSALGYLLGVAAIHLRVEEPEIVQELEALLPGTNCGQCGFPGCPAGARALAEGTAPVTLCPPGGQPLAEALAQKLGVALDLSALADSGPRVAIVLDEQCIGCTRCFKACPTDAIIGAPKQLHSVVSEACTGCNKCVDICPTLGIELQAPRPTLSSWQWPKPAPLAEAKP